Proteins encoded together in one Megalops cyprinoides isolate fMegCyp1 chromosome 20, fMegCyp1.pri, whole genome shotgun sequence window:
- the nsun4 gene encoding 5-methylcytosine rRNA methyltransferase NSUN4 — translation MAALIDTRILLQKFRGIPSIIPRRNRVKAKWAATRPRFPATGLALQNFDMNYGTQLGEIWPSVRVSMLSEQKYGALMNNFAAPEVMRDLELQGARDFVYFDVSSGEERDTAQEHSQGLPSSVLTSSETLEDTLRPALSPNIKCFVFPKGDISRFRPARPDSCGSLGYYLLDAASVLPVLALDVQEGHTVLDLCAAPGGKTLALLQTLAIRRLAVNDASVSRTARLRRVLQSYIPKELWTEDRVRITSFDGRKWGELEREAFDRVLVDVPCTTDRHSLLEEDNNIFKRIRTKERQTLPLLQTQLLLAGIQAACPGGDVVYSTCTLSQLQNECVVEHAVHLAQEEMGITVHVRDLRPLTHLFRDTFHFAPNIRLGELVLPHLTANFGPIYLCKLHRVS, via the exons ATGGCTGCGCTCATAGACACGAGAATATTGCTCCAAAAATTCAGAGGCATCCCTTCTATAATCCCGCGGCGAAATCGTGTGAAAGCAAAATGG GCAGCCACACGGCCAAGGTTTCCTGCGACTGGCCTGGCCTTACAGAACTTCGACATGAACTACGGCACACAGCTGGGAGAAATCTGGCCATCTGTACGCGTCAGCATGCTCTCCGAGCAGAAGTACGGGGCTCTCATGAACAACTTTGCAGCGCCGGAGGTGATGCGAGACTTAGAGCTGCAGGGAGCGAGGGACTTCGTTTACTTTGATGTGTCGTCGGGTGAAGAGAGGGACACTGCGCAGGAGCATTCGCAGGGCCTACCGAGCAGTGTCCTGACCTCATCAGAAACGCTGGAGGACACCCTGCGTCCAGCTCTCAGTCCGAATATCAAGTGCTTTGTGTTTCCTAAGGGTGACATCTCTCGCTTCAGACCCGCCAG gCCAGACAGCTGTGGGAGTCTGGGATACTACCTCCTGGACGCGGCCTCTGTGCTGCCGGTCCTGGCCTTGGACGTCCAGGAGGGACACACCGTGCTGGACCTCTGTGCTGCTCCGGGAGGGAAGACCCTGGCTCTCCTACAGACCCTGGCCATCA GACGCCTCGCTGTCAACGACGCCTCTGTGTCCCGCACAGCCCGTCTGCGCCGGGTGTTGCAGAGCTACATTCCCAAAGAGCTCTGGACAGAGGACCGGGTTCGCATAACTTCCTTTGACGGCAGGAAGTGGGGCGAGCTTGAAAGAGAAGCATTTGACAGG GTCCTTGTGGATGTTCCATGCACCACAGATAGACACTCTCTGCTGGAGGAGGACAACAACATCTTCAAGAGGATCAGGACCAAGGAGAGGCAGACGTTGCCCTTGCTGCAGACCCAGCTGCTGTT GGCAGGGATACAGGCAGCCTGCCCAGGAGGGGATGTGGTTTACTCCACCTGCACCCTGTCCCAGCTGCAGAATGAGTGTGTGGTGGAGCACGCTGTCCACCTGGCCCAGGAGGAGATGGGCATCACCGTCCACGTCCGGGACCTGCGGCCCCTCACCCACCTTTTCAGGGACACCTTCCACTTTGCCCCAAACATCCGGCTCGGGGAGCTGGTCCTCCCGCACCTCACTGCCAACTTCGGCCCCATCTACCTCTGCAAGCTGCATCGGGTCAGCTAG
- the LOC118795817 gene encoding cytochrome b-c1 complex subunit 6, mitochondrial codes for MVFEEKMITNGEPDEEEEEEEEEEEEEEEEDMVDPLETVRAKCEQTEHCVHARERLEACESRVGSRSHTEEDCTEELFDFLHARDHCVAHKVFNSMK; via the exons ATGGTTTTTGAGGAGAAAATGATCACAAACGGAGAGCCTGACGAG gaggaagaagaagaagaagaggaggaggaagaggaggaggaggaagatatGGTG GACCCCTTAGAGACGGTGCGGGCGAAGTGCGAGCAGACGGAACACTGCGTGCACGCCCGGGAGAGGCTGGAGGCCTGCGAGAGCCGGGTGGGCTCGCGGTCGCACACCGAGGAGGACTGCACGGAGGAGCTCTTCGACTTCCTACACGCCCGGGACcactgt GTGGCGCACAAGGTTTTCAATTCAATGAAATGA